A single genomic interval of Bacteroidota bacterium harbors:
- a CDS encoding alpha-amylase family glycosyl hydrolase → MYRYFLVLVLLVAATAEHQDARAQTQNVVFRYVDDPDVVRAYLPGEFNGWGPNNSGAIAINAPSAMTLDDSLGQWLYTQPLTVGQTYQYKVHLHFDEAGSDWQWISDPLNPVINTADNNNSVIEVTDPMAFQASAELNEDGLMASVSAGLFSTSSVTDVQFWINGLQRDGLPFFDPETGLFSYTLDRPIKAGSQFKVVMTDQNGAQDSVEVGEVLPPITWNYADFKTVQSQVNLSASIFDLDGTIDSTLTEAILINTAGELQSIPVENGRVDYPVMLEFGVNSFALDAIFLDIAVRSDTLRIERIRHPLEAGLVDASVSSMGNSFTVSLSPTDIAPADMEVSIRFDKSGSTTTLDDVNINNLEATGTASDAGELYFDVTASAGGEEVDHMRVALVVEEDGSVREMAYEETPSWVNKAMVYEIFPLSFGPEATGTVNQPGNRFNQITDNLEYIAAMGFNTLWFMPVMHNQVMDQISGGYNIIDFYNVDPKLGTNEDFKALVDRAHDLDIRVIMDITPNHSSPTHPWVDALQENGNAVPPGSFIQTEPSDHSRGLDNRGPNLTEIWQVAGGGNLYRKYDGFGDLANLDWDNDDLQAEFLNILKHWITEFGIDGWRFDVYWGPWRRYGPERFGRPIRDLMKRIKPDSWILGEIAGTGFSTEVYYTDDDNGTTVVGGMDAGYDWNFFFNGIGGTYGDLNNYHNQAFNGGFWPGPNARYFRFLENHDEERIAKRLGNNPMQILPLTGMLLTTTGVPMIYQGQEVNFGNVNGDERRVSVNWETELNGLFGRYHQQLAQARQQFPAFGTQNLVRLSTSNDVYAFARPYLDENALVMVNFANGARTIQIDPTAAMELTTDGPITYTHLFADTSFVDALDGFSVTLDPYETAVFIANNGEPVSFSLPEMPSLPFGAVYVGTDALAGGDTPAFGLHANYPNPFTSVTTIPYAIDRSGAVRLEVFDVLGRRVATLVDENKLSGVYQATWGAARVAPGVYFARLVTGEKTATTQLVIAR, encoded by the coding sequence ATGTACAGGTATTTCCTTGTATTGGTATTACTCGTTGCTGCTACCGCTGAACACCAGGACGCCCGAGCCCAGACGCAAAACGTAGTGTTTCGCTATGTAGATGATCCGGATGTGGTTCGCGCCTATTTGCCGGGAGAATTTAATGGATGGGGCCCAAATAACAGCGGTGCAATCGCGATTAATGCGCCTTCTGCCATGACACTAGACGATTCACTCGGCCAGTGGCTTTACACGCAGCCGCTTACCGTTGGGCAGACGTATCAGTATAAAGTCCATCTGCACTTTGATGAAGCCGGCTCAGACTGGCAGTGGATTTCTGACCCGTTGAATCCTGTGATCAATACGGCCGACAACAACAATTCTGTCATCGAAGTGACAGACCCAATGGCGTTCCAGGCGTCAGCCGAATTAAATGAAGATGGGCTGATGGCATCGGTGTCTGCCGGCCTCTTTAGTACTTCATCAGTAACCGATGTGCAATTTTGGATCAATGGCCTCCAGCGTGACGGATTGCCCTTCTTTGACCCTGAAACTGGCCTATTCAGCTATACGCTCGACCGCCCGATCAAAGCCGGCTCGCAGTTCAAAGTTGTGATGACCGATCAGAATGGCGCACAAGATTCGGTAGAAGTGGGCGAGGTGTTACCGCCTATTACCTGGAATTATGCAGACTTCAAAACCGTGCAGTCGCAGGTGAATCTCTCTGCCAGCATTTTTGATTTAGACGGTACGATAGACTCAACGCTTACAGAGGCCATCCTGATAAATACTGCCGGTGAATTGCAAAGCATTCCGGTCGAAAATGGTCGTGTAGACTACCCCGTAATGCTCGAATTTGGCGTCAATAGCTTCGCCCTCGACGCAATTTTTCTCGATATCGCTGTCCGTAGCGATACGCTCCGTATCGAACGGATCCGCCACCCGTTAGAAGCCGGCCTCGTTGACGCCAGCGTTTCCAGTATGGGTAATTCGTTTACCGTTTCCCTAAGTCCGACCGACATTGCGCCGGCAGACATGGAAGTTAGTATTCGGTTCGATAAATCGGGCAGCACCACCACACTGGATGATGTCAACATTAACAACCTGGAAGCAACCGGCACAGCTTCGGATGCTGGTGAACTTTATTTTGATGTCACGGCTTCGGCTGGAGGCGAAGAAGTAGACCACATGCGTGTTGCGCTGGTTGTAGAAGAAGACGGATCGGTTCGGGAAATGGCCTACGAAGAAACGCCTTCCTGGGTTAACAAAGCCATGGTTTACGAAATTTTCCCACTGAGCTTTGGGCCAGAGGCTACTGGTACCGTCAATCAACCAGGCAATAGATTTAATCAAATCACGGATAACCTGGAATACATTGCTGCCATGGGATTCAATACCCTATGGTTTATGCCGGTGATGCATAACCAGGTAATGGACCAGATTTCGGGTGGGTACAACATTATTGATTTCTACAATGTAGACCCAAAACTTGGCACCAACGAAGACTTCAAGGCCCTGGTAGATCGTGCGCACGATCTGGATATTCGGGTGATTATGGATATCACACCCAACCATTCTTCGCCCACCCATCCCTGGGTAGACGCGTTGCAAGAAAATGGAAATGCTGTGCCCCCCGGTTCTTTTATCCAAACAGAGCCAAGCGACCACAGCAGGGGGCTGGACAATCGGGGGCCTAACCTGACAGAAATATGGCAGGTAGCCGGCGGCGGAAACCTGTACCGGAAATACGACGGATTTGGCGACCTTGCCAACCTCGATTGGGACAATGATGATCTACAGGCTGAATTTCTGAATATCCTCAAACACTGGATCACTGAGTTTGGTATCGACGGTTGGCGCTTTGACGTGTATTGGGGGCCGTGGCGTCGGTATGGGCCAGAGCGGTTTGGCCGGCCCATTCGAGATTTGATGAAACGCATCAAGCCAGACAGCTGGATTCTGGGGGAAATTGCCGGCACAGGGTTCTCAACCGAAGTGTATTACACAGACGATGACAACGGTACCACCGTTGTGGGAGGCATGGATGCAGGCTACGATTGGAATTTCTTTTTCAACGGCATTGGAGGGACATACGGAGACCTGAATAACTACCACAACCAGGCATTTAATGGCGGATTCTGGCCGGGTCCGAATGCCCGGTACTTCAGATTCCTCGAGAACCACGATGAAGAGCGAATTGCCAAACGACTTGGTAATAACCCCATGCAGATTTTACCGCTGACAGGCATGTTACTGACAACGACAGGCGTGCCGATGATCTACCAGGGGCAGGAGGTCAACTTTGGCAACGTGAATGGCGATGAGCGTAGGGTGTCCGTGAATTGGGAAACCGAACTTAATGGCCTCTTCGGCCGCTATCACCAGCAGCTTGCCCAGGCGCGTCAGCAATTTCCTGCATTTGGTACCCAGAATTTGGTTCGGCTCAGTACATCAAATGATGTATACGCGTTTGCCAGGCCTTATCTCGATGAGAACGCGCTTGTGATGGTGAATTTTGCTAACGGCGCACGTACAATTCAGATTGACCCCACCGCCGCCATGGAATTGACAACAGATGGACCAATCACGTATACCCACTTGTTTGCGGATACCTCTTTTGTTGATGCGCTTGATGGGTTTTCGGTAACGCTTGATCCCTACGAGACCGCAGTTTTTATTGCCAACAACGGAGAGCCTGTTTCTTTCTCATTGCCTGAGATGCCGTCTTTGCCGTTTGGTGCCGTTTATGTTGGAACGGATGCGCTTGCCGGAGGAGATACGCCGGCTTTTGGGTTGCACGCGAACTATCCCAATCCATTCACAAGCGTGACTACAATCCCATATGCGATTGATAGATCTGGTGCCGTACGGCTTGAGGTTTTTGATGTGTTGGGCCGGCGTGTTGCAACCCTAGTTGACGAAAACAAGCTGTCTGGGGTTTATCAGGCCACTTGGGGTGCCGCTCGGGTTGCGCCCGGTGTATACTTTGCGCGTCTGGTAACGGGTGAGAAAACGGCAACTACCCAACTGGTGATTGCAAGGTAA
- a CDS encoding FG-GAP-like repeat-containing protein, with translation MKNALRISFCLLFCFAGLVAVHAQQIQFEDLSEAAGVFTAGGSHGVAVHDFNGDGFDDFFIAASRGQSVLFQNNGDLTFSDVTQQVGVDVSGDAVNPLWGDVNNDGLADLFVGTRGAKVANKLFLGDPAGGFVDVSDHSGMPVDISIGTAAFGDYDGDGWLDLFLATRDAPDKLLRNTAGGDSLFVDDSDLAGTSGFDFSIAMQATWQDYDLDGDVDLFAVHDGNLESRFYRQQAGFPRFVDVSNTAGIQVARSAMGVAWGDYNADGWPDAYVTNIAAGNLFHNNGDGTFLDVTEASGSQLNGMSWGVVFADFDNDGDEDLFIGNTFDFDGRRSFLYENRAGVFVDVAPQAGAALATNTFGVATGDFNNDGLPDLIVADEAGKNRLLINKTAIAGNWIQLSLTGLDENTMAIGTRVTLRRGAATVMQTVSGGDSFCSQKSNVLHLGLGGLNMVDTLVVQWSNNTVQRFTNLPVNQRYALTQGAVVNIGTDAPAGSERGAALLQNYPNPFLQHTTIRFRLKQTSVIALKVYDLTGREVHTLRSGVHAAGLHHVALDFSKLKAGIYFYKLITPREILHRTMVHLP, from the coding sequence TTGAAAAACGCGCTTCGCATATCTTTTTGTCTGCTTTTTTGCTTTGCCGGCCTCGTTGCCGTGCATGCGCAGCAGATCCAATTTGAAGACCTTTCAGAAGCTGCAGGGGTGTTCACTGCCGGCGGGAGCCATGGTGTTGCCGTCCACGACTTTAACGGCGACGGCTTTGATGACTTTTTTATAGCAGCGTCACGCGGACAATCGGTACTCTTTCAAAACAATGGAGACTTAACGTTCTCCGATGTCACGCAACAGGTCGGAGTGGATGTGTCGGGTGATGCGGTCAATCCGTTGTGGGGCGACGTTAACAACGACGGGTTGGCTGATCTCTTTGTTGGCACCCGCGGGGCAAAAGTCGCAAACAAACTATTCCTGGGTGACCCTGCAGGTGGATTTGTTGACGTCAGTGACCATAGCGGCATGCCTGTAGACATCTCTATTGGCACAGCAGCGTTTGGGGACTACGACGGAGATGGCTGGCTGGACCTGTTCCTCGCTACACGCGACGCACCCGATAAACTCTTGCGCAATACCGCCGGCGGCGATTCGCTGTTTGTAGATGATTCAGACCTTGCCGGCACGAGCGGATTCGACTTCTCTATTGCCATGCAGGCCACCTGGCAAGACTATGATCTCGATGGCGATGTCGATCTTTTTGCGGTACACGACGGTAATCTTGAAAGCCGTTTCTACCGGCAACAGGCCGGCTTTCCCCGGTTTGTTGATGTGAGTAACACGGCGGGTATCCAGGTTGCGCGTAGTGCTATGGGGGTTGCATGGGGAGACTATAATGCAGATGGATGGCCGGATGCCTATGTCACCAATATTGCAGCGGGCAACCTGTTTCATAACAATGGTGACGGCACTTTTCTGGACGTTACCGAAGCGTCTGGCAGCCAGTTGAATGGTATGTCGTGGGGTGTGGTGTTTGCCGATTTTGACAACGATGGGGATGAAGACCTCTTTATAGGAAATACCTTCGACTTTGACGGCCGGCGCAGTTTTTTGTACGAAAACCGCGCGGGTGTTTTTGTAGATGTTGCACCCCAGGCTGGTGCAGCGCTGGCAACCAATACGTTTGGTGTGGCCACCGGAGATTTTAACAATGACGGCTTACCCGATCTAATTGTGGCTGATGAGGCCGGCAAAAACCGTCTGCTTATCAATAAAACAGCGATTGCTGGCAACTGGATACAACTCAGCCTGACAGGCTTGGATGAAAATACCATGGCCATTGGTACGCGCGTGACGCTCCGGCGAGGTGCAGCAACCGTGATGCAAACCGTTTCAGGTGGAGACAGTTTTTGTTCGCAAAAAAGCAATGTATTACATCTGGGATTGGGAGGGCTAAACATGGTGGATACTCTTGTTGTTCAGTGGTCGAATAACACGGTGCAGCGATTTACCAATTTGCCTGTGAACCAGCGCTATGCGCTCACCCAGGGTGCTGTCGTAAACATTGGAACTGATGCGCCCGCTGGAAGTGAACGGGGGGCTGCATTGCTACAGAATTATCCAAATCCATTTTTGCAGCATACAACGATCCGTTTCAGGCTGAAGCAGACAAGCGTGATCGCTTTGAAAGTTTATGATCTGACAGGACGTGAGGTGCATACCTTGCGGTCTGGCGTGCATGCGGCCGGCTTACATCACGTTGCATTAGATTTTTCGAAACTGAAAGCCGGCATCTATTTCTACAAATTGATTACCCCCCGGGAAATCCTGCATCGAACGATGGTACACTTGCCATAA